The Megalobrama amblycephala isolate DHTTF-2021 linkage group LG13, ASM1881202v1, whole genome shotgun sequence genome contains a region encoding:
- the si:ch73-22o12.1 gene encoding nectin-2 isoform X1, producing the protein MNMSGLLSALFLLFIQGSLAQRVRVEPEVVSYPGQSVTLRCQFPNPGENQLTQVSWIFEPTDAERTNIAVFHPNFGANYPTKSPLAGRVHFISDPPTLDNPSIQIEDVKMTDEGRYICEYATYPSGNEQGVSSLIMLAKPNNNATIVKVAAGKTPVIVARCQSSNGRPAATISWSTALNGNATPPTKTDNPDNTVTVQSTYMLAPQPADNGKDISCMVSHRTMSKPDNFPMKLVVEYPPQVQIVGYDNNWYRGRTSAFLTCQADGNPVPTTVTWKTLSGLMPETVQVRENRLTVQKVDDTINTTFICEVGNSLGYGRDQITVFVREQSPSSSNAGVIAGVIFACLLAIILISVLAYFLVSHNRRQQHGYRGTGKPTGAPYDSFTRLFGSAKSSKNGTGNNGNNNTPIYRGDVGLNEKTANQGMHPGGVALLETTRTHTAEDILLSREMDEVERKKFDELEEEDERYDHFTGVGPILQLRPHEDDIDDDMESQRDGSVISRTAVYV; encoded by the exons GGTCGTTGGCTCAGCGTGTGAGGGTGGAGCCAGAAGTTGTTTCATATCCTGGTCAGTCTGTGACACTGCGTTGCCAGTTTCCAAACCCAGGCGAAAACCAGCTCACTCAG GTGTCATGGATCTTTGAACCGACTGACGCAGAGCGAACCAACATCGCAGTTTTCCATCCAAACTTTGGGGCAAATTACCCTACCAAATCCCCTCTAGCAGGGCGTGTCCATTTTATATCAGACCCGCCCACTTTGGACAACCCATCCATTCAGATCGAAGATGTGAAGATGACCGACGAGGGACGATATATCTGTGAATACGCAACCTACCCTTCCGGCAACGAACAGGGAGTCTCTTCGCTGATCATGCTGG cTAAACCAAACAACAATGCTACTATCGTCAAAGTTGCCGCCGGCAAAACCCCGGTCATTGTGGCACGCTGTCAATCATCCAATGGCCGTCCGGCAGCGACCATTTCTTGGTCCACAGCGCTTAATGGAAACGCGACGCCGCCGACGAAGACGGACAATCCGGATAATACGGTCACTGTCCAGAGCACCTACATGCTGGCTCCGCAGCCAGCGGATAATGGCAAAGACATCAGCTGCATGGTGTCGCACCGTACCATGTCCAAGCCTGACAACTTCCCGATGAAACTTGTTGTTGAAT ATCCTCCCCAGGTGCAGATCGTTGGGTATGATAACAACTGGTACAGGGGCCGGACAAGTGCGTTTTTGACCTGTCAGGCTGATGGAAATCCCGTCCCCACAACTGTCACCTGGAAAAC TTTGTCCGGGCTGATGCCTGAAACGGTGCAGGTGAGGGAAAACCGGCTTACCGTTCAGAAGGTGGATGACACAATAAATACCACCTTCATCTGTGAGGTCGGGAACAGCTTGGGATACGGCAGAGATCAGATCACCGTCTTCGTGAGGG AGCAATCACCTTCCTCTTCGAACGCAGGTGTGATCGCAGGCGTGATCTTCGCGTGTCTTCTGGCCATCATACTGATAAGTGTCCTCGCCTACTTCCTGGTATCCCATAATCGCCGCCAACAGCATGGTTACCGTGGCACCGGCAAGCCAACCGGTGCTCCCTACGACTCCTTTACCCGCCTCTTTGGCTCTGCTAAGTCAAGCAAAAACGGTACCGGAAACAACGGAAACAACAACACGCCCATTTACAGAGGAGATGTGGGGCTTAACGAGAAAACGGCCAATCAGGGCATGCATCCGGGGGGCGTGGCTCTGCTCGAGaccacacgcacgcacacagcGGAGGATATCCTGCTTAGTAGAGAGATGGATGAGGTAGAACGGAAGAAATTTGATGAACTGGAAGAAGAGGATGAGCGATATGACCATTTCACTGGGGTTGGACCCATCCTACAGCTCCGCCCACATGAAGATGACATAGATGATGACATGGAGTCCCAGAGGGATGGCTCTGTGATCTCTCGGACTGCTGTCTACGTGTAA